From Paraburkholderia sabiae, a single genomic window includes:
- the istB gene encoding IS21-like element helper ATPase IstB, whose product MHPSPELNTILKQLRLSGILDSLEQRNRQAIDGQLAYTEFLATLLHDEVARREQKKLGVRLARAGFSLGKTLENFDFDRVPKLNRAHIYDLAAGRYIDEKVCVLMVGQTGVGKSHLAQALGHCAARQGRDVLFITQTELLKKLHAARATELYERKLQQFVRVPVLIVDDFALKPLRAPHDEDFHDLIAARYERAATILTSNLDFSEWGDAFPDNRILGAATLDRLRHGAYRVVIEGESFRKPKPMPENGENVVAKSGKKTHS is encoded by the coding sequence ATGCATCCCAGTCCAGAACTGAACACGATCCTCAAGCAGTTGCGCCTCTCGGGCATCCTCGACTCGCTCGAGCAACGCAACCGTCAAGCCATCGACGGGCAACTTGCCTACACGGAGTTCCTCGCCACGCTTCTGCACGACGAGGTCGCGCGGCGAGAGCAGAAGAAGCTCGGCGTGCGGCTCGCCCGCGCTGGCTTCTCCCTAGGCAAGACGCTCGAGAACTTCGACTTCGACCGCGTGCCCAAACTCAACCGCGCTCACATCTATGATCTCGCCGCCGGCCGCTATATCGACGAGAAGGTCTGCGTGCTGATGGTCGGCCAAACCGGCGTCGGCAAGTCGCATCTCGCGCAGGCCCTGGGCCACTGCGCCGCACGCCAGGGCCGCGATGTCCTGTTCATCACGCAAACCGAATTGCTCAAGAAGCTGCATGCAGCACGGGCGACTGAGCTCTATGAACGCAAGTTGCAGCAGTTCGTGCGCGTTCCGGTGCTGATCGTCGATGACTTTGCACTCAAACCCCTGCGTGCGCCCCACGACGAAGACTTCCACGACCTGATCGCCGCCAGGTATGAGCGCGCGGCAACTATCCTGACGTCGAATCTCGACTTCAGCGAATGGGGCGACGCATTCCCCGACAACCGCATCCTCGGTGCTGCCACGCTCGATCGGCTACGGCACGGCGCCTACCGTGTCGTCATTGAGGGTGAGAGCTTCCGCAAGCCGAAACCGATGCCCGAAAACGGCGAAAACGTGGTTGCAAAATCAGGCAAAAAAACGCATTCTTGA